In Helicobacter mastomyrinus, the sequence GGGCATTTCACCAATCTCATCTAAAAATACACTCCCTCCATTAGCGTCCTCTAAAATCCCCGGTTTAGCACTTGTAGCGTCTGTGAAAGCCCCCTTTTCGTAGCCAAAAAGCTCAGATTCTAAGAGGTGTTCAGGGATTGCTGCCATATTGATAGCGATAAATGGGGCTTGTGCGCGATGAGAATGCCGATGGATAAAGTTTGCAAATACATCTTTGCCTACTCCACTTTGCCCTAAAAGCAGCACACTTGCATCAGTTGTGGCTACCTTTAGCGCAAGAGATTTGACTTCTTCAAGCTTTGGAGAAGAGGCGATAAAATCTTTGTGATTGGTTTTAGAAGCACTAGGCTTATTTGTTTTATGTGCGATTTGGCGGATTTTTGAGCTTCTTTGCAAGGCTTCAATGAGCGTTTCTATTTCAAAACCTTTAATCAAAAAGTCTTTTACGCCCAAACGAATGGATTTAATCGCATTTTGCACAGACGCATTACCGGTAATGACTATTGCCTCATATCGCCCATCAAGCTCCTGCAAAAAGCTCAAGCCGTCCATTTGAGGCATATTAATGTCGGTAATAACAAGTTCAAAGCTATCATCAAGCTTTTTGAGCGCTTCTTTTGGATTCTTAAAGCTTACAACCTCATATTCTTTATAGTCCTCAAACGCTGTTTCTAAGGACTTTCGGTAGTTAATATCATCTTCAACAATGGCTATTTTCATACATTCTCCTTTGAGAGGATATAGACAATAATGCTCTTATCCACA encodes:
- a CDS encoding sigma-54 dependent transcriptional regulator, translating into MKIAIVEDDINYRKSLETAFEDYKEYEVVSFKNPKEALKKLDDSFELVITDINMPQMDGLSFLQELDGRYEAIVITGNASVQNAIKSIRLGVKDFLIKGFEIETLIEALQRSSKIRQIAHKTNKPSASKTNHKDFIASSPKLEEVKSLALKVATTDASVLLLGQSGVGKDVFANFIHRHSHRAQAPFIAINMAAIPEHLLESELFGYEKGAFTDATSAKPGILEDANGGSVFLDEIGEMPLTLQAKLLRVLQEKSLTRLGSSKPIKIDVRFISATNADIHAKIAKNEFREDLFFRLQTIPLSIPPLKERKEEILPISEWKLESVCEQYNLPKKRFSSEAKEALLAYEWYGNVRELLSVVERAGILSDGEEITPKDLFLESRAKALGGVSNTAEKSSIAELEKKLIKQTLLESQNDLQRTSDILGMNLELLKHKIARYGIS